In the genome of Bacillus sp. S3, one region contains:
- a CDS encoding 2-oxoacid:acceptor oxidoreductase family protein, with protein sequence MSKLPKMNDLGFFEIRLESIGGLGANLAGKMLSEDGVVGNGLNGVGFSSYGSEKKGSPVKAHIRFCDPETNIRDTTPIERPHVVGIFHDALFKTIDCTSGIYPDSTILVNSQKSPDELKQLMKIPGGTIAIIDATGIALEEQTKANTAMLGALYRILDFLDPESMKQTIRRTFEKKYPHFVEPNIRTFERGYNEVEFKIFSLDEAFEPKPFTRAEPLLGYQTQAIGGTITNPGNSILKDLSISRAGMLPHFHEDKCINCAACDTACPDFCFVWEEKADKRGRPQMFLKGIDYQYCKGCLKCVTACPVEALSGEREYNDGYADSNRVPHLFDLATQN encoded by the coding sequence TTGTCAAAACTGCCAAAAATGAATGACTTAGGTTTTTTTGAGATTCGCCTGGAATCTATTGGCGGGTTAGGAGCGAATTTAGCCGGAAAAATGCTTTCCGAGGATGGAGTAGTTGGAAATGGACTAAACGGTGTCGGCTTTTCATCCTATGGATCAGAAAAGAAAGGCTCTCCCGTTAAAGCGCATATTCGCTTTTGCGACCCGGAAACAAACATCAGAGACACTACACCCATTGAACGCCCTCACGTTGTCGGCATTTTCCATGATGCCCTATTTAAAACCATTGATTGCACAAGCGGAATTTATCCCGACAGTACCATCTTAGTGAATTCACAAAAATCCCCTGACGAACTGAAGCAACTTATGAAAATTCCCGGTGGAACAATAGCCATCATTGATGCAACTGGAATTGCCTTGGAAGAACAAACAAAAGCCAATACCGCCATGTTGGGAGCGCTTTATCGGATTTTGGACTTCTTAGACCCTGAGTCGATGAAACAAACGATTCGCCGTACCTTTGAGAAAAAGTATCCGCATTTTGTGGAGCCCAATATCCGTACGTTTGAGCGCGGGTACAATGAAGTGGAATTCAAAATATTCTCGCTCGATGAGGCGTTCGAACCTAAACCATTTACACGTGCAGAACCGCTTCTTGGCTATCAAACGCAAGCGATTGGCGGCACAATCACAAATCCTGGAAACAGCATTTTAAAGGATTTAAGCATTTCTCGTGCAGGGATGCTGCCGCATTTCCATGAAGATAAATGTATTAATTGTGCGGCCTGCGATACCGCCTGTCCAGACTTTTGCTTTGTATGGGAAGAAAAAGCAGACAAACGAGGCCGGCCACAAATGTTCCTTAAAGGAATTGACTATCAATATTGTAAAGGCTGTTTGAAATGCGTTACCGCTTGTCCTGTCGAGGCATTATCAGGAGAAAGAGAATACAATGACGGCTACGCAGACAGTAATCGTGTACCGCACCTATTTGATTTAGCCACACAAAATTAA
- a CDS encoding class I SAM-dependent methyltransferase gives MDTRTKWNMKHQDRLNVSKKPIPNPRLKKLSPFLKGGTALDLACGLGGNSLFLARMNYQVQAMDVSDVAINYIQEQAASHKLTIAPRVCDLTEWKYGGWENISYDLVVITYYLDRSLFNIVKKIINKNGYFFMETYYHSPQTENQGVSNQYKLKPKELLNEFEDWTILFFEENETECRQTIFCQKR, from the coding sequence ATGGACACACGAACCAAATGGAATATGAAACATCAAGATCGCTTGAATGTTAGTAAGAAACCTATTCCCAATCCTAGATTAAAGAAACTGTCCCCATTTCTAAAGGGAGGGACTGCACTTGATCTGGCTTGCGGTCTTGGTGGAAACAGTTTGTTTCTGGCAAGGATGAATTATCAAGTTCAGGCAATGGATGTTTCGGATGTTGCCATTAACTATATTCAAGAGCAGGCTGCAAGCCATAAGCTTACCATCGCTCCAAGGGTATGTGACCTTACCGAATGGAAATATGGAGGTTGGGAGAACATTTCCTATGATCTAGTAGTTATAACGTATTACCTCGATCGCTCGCTTTTCAATATTGTGAAAAAAATCATAAATAAAAATGGTTATTTTTTCATGGAAACCTACTATCATTCACCGCAAACCGAAAATCAGGGAGTATCGAATCAGTACAAATTAAAGCCGAAAGAGTTATTAAATGAATTTGAGGATTGGACGATCCTTTTTTTTGAAGAAAATGAAACGGAGTGCAGGCAAACCATTTTTTGTCAGAAACGATGA
- the glyA gene encoding serine hydroxymethyltransferase, giving the protein MSSITTKTDTFEVHDEKVLNWAKEIIENSSSPRLIQKEIIDAVDRNAIWRGQECLNLLAPEAPTSPTVRQLLASEVGTRAAEGHIGPTQRWFSGTKYIDEIESLCVELLKKVFNCNYADHRLVASMIGNMTVYAALTKPGDNILTIAQPLGGHSSNRYDGPAGIRGLNIYDVPMDPVDLVVDLDEFAKIARQVKPRLVTLGASMTLFPFPLKEMSEIVSEWGGKIFFDGAHQLGLIGGGQFQDPLNEGACIMTGSAGKTFSGPQSGIIVWNDPELTQPVCDTIFPALAATHQVNRVAALAASAAEFLAFGKEYMAQIVANSKALAKALHNRGINVLGAHKGFTETHQVILDVKRFGGGLEVAHKLAKANIITNKNLIPSDKPEDWNFPSGLRIGTIEITRLGMKEAEMDIIADNIVRVLEDQEPVETIRKRIIEMRSGYQKIHYCFD; this is encoded by the coding sequence ATGAGTTCAATCACAACTAAAACGGATACTTTTGAAGTACATGATGAAAAGGTATTAAATTGGGCAAAGGAAATCATTGAAAATAGCTCTTCTCCAAGATTGATTCAGAAGGAAATTATTGATGCGGTTGATAGAAATGCCATTTGGAGGGGGCAGGAGTGCCTCAATTTATTAGCCCCGGAAGCCCCAACAAGTCCAACCGTTCGCCAATTGTTAGCATCCGAAGTAGGTACGAGAGCTGCAGAAGGGCATATTGGACCTACACAAAGGTGGTTTTCCGGTACCAAATATATCGATGAAATTGAATCATTATGTGTGGAGCTATTAAAAAAGGTTTTTAATTGTAATTACGCAGATCACCGTCTTGTAGCAAGCATGATCGGAAACATGACCGTTTATGCTGCTCTGACAAAACCAGGGGACAATATTTTGACGATTGCTCAGCCTTTAGGGGGACATTCTAGCAATCGTTATGACGGACCTGCTGGGATTCGAGGGTTAAATATTTATGATGTTCCGATGGATCCGGTTGATTTGGTGGTTGATCTCGATGAATTTGCAAAAATAGCTAGACAGGTGAAACCTCGCTTGGTAACGCTTGGTGCCTCTATGACTCTTTTCCCATTCCCGTTAAAAGAAATGTCAGAGATTGTCAGTGAGTGGGGAGGCAAGATTTTCTTTGATGGTGCTCACCAGCTTGGCCTTATTGGGGGCGGACAATTCCAGGATCCATTAAACGAGGGAGCATGCATTATGACAGGTTCAGCTGGCAAAACCTTCAGTGGTCCGCAAAGCGGTATCATTGTTTGGAATGATCCGGAGCTTACACAACCAGTTTGTGATACGATTTTCCCAGCATTAGCGGCCACACACCAAGTAAACCGTGTTGCTGCATTGGCTGCTTCAGCGGCTGAATTCCTTGCATTTGGAAAAGAGTATATGGCACAAATTGTCGCCAATTCCAAAGCACTAGCAAAAGCGCTGCACAATCGAGGAATCAATGTACTTGGTGCGCATAAAGGTTTCACAGAAACACATCAAGTGATTCTTGACGTTAAACGTTTTGGCGGAGGCTTAGAAGTTGCCCATAAGTTAGCTAAGGCAAATATTATTACCAATAAAAATCTAATTCCAAGTGATAAACCAGAAGATTGGAATTTTCCAAGTGGACTACGGATTGGAACCATCGAAATTACACGTTTAGGAATGAAAGAAGCAGAGATGGACATTATTGCAGACAATATTGTCCGTGTGCTGGAGGATCAAGAACCAGTCGAAACGATTCGCAAGCGTATCATTGAAATGCGGTCTGGTTATCAGAAGATTCATTACTGTTTCGATTAA
- a CDS encoding SDR family oxidoreductase, translated as MNNEKYPSKIPAQEQKKQPGIQKDMTPVPETMNPKYKGSDKLKGKNAIITGGDSGIGRAVSIAFAKEGANVVIMYLSENHDAEETKQLVEEQGVRCLLLSGDIGDETFCQEAVQQTVDELGGLDLLVNNAGEQHPQESIVDISTDQLEKTFRTNIFSMFHLTKAALPHLKAGSAIINTTSITAYKGHPTLVDYSATKGAITSFTRSLAIQLAEKGIRVNGVAPGPIWTPLIPSTFTEEEVSKFGQDTLIKRPGQPEELAPAYVYLASNIDSSFVTGQILHVNGGTIVNG; from the coding sequence ATGAACAATGAAAAATACCCAAGCAAAATACCTGCACAGGAGCAAAAGAAGCAGCCGGGAATCCAAAAGGATATGACACCAGTCCCGGAAACCATGAATCCCAAATATAAGGGTAGTGACAAGCTGAAAGGGAAGAACGCTATTATTACGGGTGGAGATAGTGGGATAGGGCGAGCAGTATCTATTGCTTTTGCAAAAGAAGGAGCAAATGTTGTAATCATGTATTTAAGTGAAAACCATGATGCGGAAGAAACGAAACAACTTGTCGAGGAACAAGGAGTAAGATGCCTATTACTTTCAGGGGATATTGGTGATGAAACCTTTTGTCAGGAAGCTGTTCAACAAACAGTAGATGAACTAGGCGGACTTGATTTATTAGTGAATAATGCAGGGGAGCAGCATCCTCAGGAAAGCATTGTTGACATTTCCACAGATCAGCTGGAAAAGACGTTTCGAACAAATATTTTCTCCATGTTTCATTTAACAAAAGCGGCATTACCACACCTTAAGGCAGGGAGCGCCATTATTAATACGACATCAATTACAGCCTACAAAGGACATCCAACGCTTGTCGATTATTCTGCTACAAAAGGGGCAATCACGTCTTTCACTCGTTCTCTTGCCATCCAGTTAGCGGAAAAAGGAATCAGGGTGAATGGAGTCGCTCCGGGACCAATTTGGACTCCACTCATTCCATCTACTTTTACGGAAGAAGAAGTAAGTAAATTTGGGCAAGACACATTGATAAAGCGACCAGGGCAGCCGGAAGAACTTGCTCCAGCTTATGTATATCTTGCTTCCAACATCGATTCTTCCTTTGTAACAGGGCAAATTCTCCATGTGAATGGTGGAACTATTGTAAATGGCTAA
- a CDS encoding 3-ketoacyl-ACP reductase, with the protein MAQSLEGKVAIVTGAGRGIGKAIAIALANEGVKVGLLARTEAALKEVASEVAGLGVKAAYAAVDVSSLEQVNQAIEKLTNELGTADILINNAGIGKFATLLEMDPEEWKKIIDVNIMGTYHVTRAVLPQLIEKNGGDIINISSTNGLNGAATSSAYSASKFGVIGLTESLAQEVRRNNIRVTALTPSTVATELAVKTNLIAENNEDKYMQPEDIAEFIVSQLKLHPRVYIKAASLLATNPF; encoded by the coding sequence ATGGCACAATCATTAGAAGGTAAAGTTGCAATTGTAACGGGTGCTGGAAGAGGAATTGGTAAGGCGATTGCGATTGCATTAGCAAATGAAGGGGTAAAGGTCGGTTTGCTGGCAAGAACAGAAGCTGCATTAAAGGAAGTCGCAAGCGAAGTGGCTGGTTTGGGAGTGAAAGCAGCATATGCAGCTGTTGATGTTTCATCATTAGAACAGGTAAATCAAGCCATTGAAAAATTGACGAACGAATTAGGGACAGCAGATATTCTGATTAATAATGCTGGAATAGGAAAATTTGCGACACTTTTAGAAATGGACCCAGAAGAATGGAAGAAGATCATTGATGTTAATATTATGGGAACATATCATGTTACCCGTGCAGTTCTACCACAATTAATTGAAAAAAATGGCGGCGATATTATTAATATTTCATCAACTAATGGGTTGAACGGTGCAGCCACATCTAGTGCATATAGCGCCTCTAAATTTGGTGTAATCGGTCTAACTGAATCATTAGCGCAAGAAGTCCGCAGAAACAATATTCGGGTGACGGCCTTAACTCCTAGCACTGTAGCTACAGAACTGGCTGTCAAAACCAATTTAATTGCTGAAAATAATGAAGACAAGTATATGCAGCCAGAAGATATTGCCGAATTTATTGTTTCCCAATTAAAATTACATCCACGAGTTTATATCAAAGCAGCCAGCCTTTTGGCAACCAATCCATTTTAA
- a CDS encoding TIGR01777 family oxidoreductase, protein MKIVIAGGSGFIGKKLTDLLLKEGHTIVILTRKNQRPSRDVSYVRWLEESTAPENEIKNADVLINLAGVSINDGRWNANHQKQIYDSRMQATDELVRIIASLNEKPSLLVNASAIGIYPSSENAVYTEESLKRANDFLGQTVTDWENKAKVVESQNIRTVFMRFGVVLGKEGGALPLMALPYKLYAGGTVGSGEQWVSWVHVDDVVRAISFAIENDHLRGPVNVTSPSPIKMKEFGKTIGTVLHRPHWLPVPSFAMKMALGQKSSLVLEGQYVIPKILISEGFEFKFPSLQSALEDLITN, encoded by the coding sequence ATGAAAATTGTTATTGCTGGTGGTTCTGGATTTATTGGGAAAAAATTGACCGACCTTCTACTTAAAGAGGGACATACTATCGTTATCTTAACTAGGAAGAATCAGCGGCCTTCGAGGGATGTATCGTATGTAAGGTGGCTGGAAGAAAGCACTGCTCCCGAAAATGAAATAAAAAATGCGGATGTATTAATAAACTTAGCGGGAGTTTCCATCAACGATGGCAGATGGAATGCAAACCATCAAAAACAAATATATGACAGTCGGATGCAAGCAACTGATGAGTTAGTTAGAATAATCGCTTCCTTGAATGAAAAACCTTCTTTACTAGTCAATGCGAGTGCAATTGGCATTTATCCCTCTTCAGAAAATGCAGTATATACAGAAGAGTCCCTAAAAAGGGCAAATGATTTTCTTGGACAGACAGTAACGGACTGGGAGAACAAAGCAAAAGTAGTAGAGTCACAAAACATTCGAACCGTTTTCATGCGGTTCGGTGTGGTACTAGGTAAGGAAGGCGGAGCACTTCCGCTCATGGCACTGCCCTATAAATTGTACGCCGGAGGTACAGTTGGCTCGGGTGAACAGTGGGTGTCCTGGGTCCATGTGGACGATGTAGTTCGAGCCATTTCATTTGCTATTGAAAATGATCATCTGAGAGGTCCTGTAAATGTCACTTCTCCATCCCCAATCAAGATGAAGGAGTTTGGAAAAACAATTGGTACTGTATTACATCGTCCACATTGGCTTCCTGTCCCATCATTTGCCATGAAAATGGCACTTGGACAAAAGAGTTCACTTGTTCTAGAAGGACAGTATGTTATCCCAAAAATCTTAATAAGTGAAGGCTTTGAATTCAAGTTTCCTTCACTCCAATCTGCTTTGGAGGATTTGATTACAAATTAG
- a CDS encoding thiamine pyrophosphate-dependent enzyme, whose product MSINLDQEKLSMHKGSVEQSVVFESGNEMAAYAAHQINYHVMGYFPISPSTEVAQFLDGMKAKGEHDIVLIPADGEHGSAGICYGASTGGGRVFNATSANGFLYMLEQLPVQSGTRFPMVLNLVNRSVSGPLNIHGDHSDLYFALNTGWPILMARDPQIVYDMNIIAIKLAEDSEVRLPVIVSYDGYFTSHQKRRVNVIKKREDVQKFIGELPTSFTHALDRENPVTIGPYMNEPDYINNCYQQSEAMYRAEAVFERISKEYAELTGREYPVLDLYRMDDAEVAVFMLNSAAEVCKDVVDRLRSQGIKAGVISPNMIRPFPQKQIAEVLKNVKAVTIGDRADSYGAHGGNMALEVKAALQTAGNVSTKVINRIYGLGGKDFYADDAEHFFQLAKEAADTGITEKSFDYFGHNPGRSEYAPKRVLNPMKKEDLNTGLITVTPDENTSELKVKIPPMRSLTKKPKRLASGHGACPGCGIFSGLELFFKGIEGDIVALFHTGCAMVVTTGFPYSAHKATYIHNLFQNGSATLSGLVEMFHERKRRGELADLGLSDDFTFVMVTGDGGMDIGMGPAIGTALRNHKMIILEYDNEGYMNTGSQLSYSTPMGHMTSTSNVGSFQNGKPFHHKDTAQIMAATHIPYVFTGTEAFDRDLLKKAAKAQWYAKNEGLVYGKILITCPLNWKSKDELGQTIVEAAVNSCFFPLYEVERGITTITYDPEAKKKRLAVSEWLKLMGKTKHLLKEESNVMLQMFNDEVERRWNRLKAKHESPYL is encoded by the coding sequence ATGTCCATTAATTTAGATCAAGAAAAGTTATCCATGCACAAAGGGTCAGTTGAACAAAGTGTTGTTTTTGAATCCGGCAATGAAATGGCTGCTTATGCCGCCCATCAAATAAATTATCATGTTATGGGCTACTTTCCCATCTCTCCTTCCACTGAAGTTGCCCAGTTCCTTGATGGGATGAAAGCCAAAGGTGAACATGACATTGTATTGATTCCTGCAGATGGCGAACATGGATCAGCTGGTATCTGCTATGGGGCATCAACTGGTGGGGGTCGTGTATTTAACGCAACAAGTGCAAATGGTTTTCTTTACATGCTTGAGCAGCTCCCCGTTCAATCAGGAACCCGCTTTCCAATGGTGTTGAATTTAGTTAATCGCTCTGTATCAGGACCATTAAATATTCATGGAGATCATTCAGATTTATATTTCGCGTTAAACACCGGATGGCCCATCTTAATGGCGCGTGATCCGCAAATCGTCTATGATATGAACATCATCGCGATTAAACTAGCAGAAGATAGTGAAGTCCGGCTGCCCGTCATTGTATCATACGACGGATATTTCACCTCCCATCAAAAAAGACGTGTCAATGTTATAAAAAAGAGAGAAGATGTTCAAAAGTTTATTGGCGAATTACCAACAAGCTTTACTCATGCCCTAGATCGTGAGAATCCGGTAACGATCGGACCTTATATGAATGAACCCGATTATATCAACAACTGTTATCAACAATCTGAGGCTATGTATAGAGCTGAGGCTGTGTTTGAGCGAATTTCAAAGGAATATGCGGAATTGACAGGACGCGAGTATCCAGTTCTTGATCTATACCGGATGGATGACGCAGAAGTGGCTGTCTTCATGCTGAATTCTGCTGCTGAGGTTTGTAAAGATGTGGTGGACCGCCTTCGCTCACAAGGAATAAAAGCCGGGGTCATCTCACCCAATATGATACGCCCCTTCCCCCAAAAACAAATAGCGGAAGTGTTAAAAAATGTGAAAGCGGTTACGATTGGTGATCGTGCAGACTCCTATGGAGCTCACGGCGGAAATATGGCACTTGAGGTAAAGGCAGCGCTCCAAACAGCAGGAAATGTAAGTACAAAGGTCATAAATCGGATTTACGGTTTAGGTGGCAAAGATTTCTACGCCGATGATGCCGAGCACTTTTTCCAATTAGCAAAAGAAGCCGCTGATACTGGTATAACGGAAAAGTCGTTTGACTACTTCGGACATAATCCTGGCAGATCGGAATATGCACCTAAACGCGTCTTAAATCCAATGAAAAAAGAAGATTTAAACACAGGTCTCATCACCGTCACGCCTGATGAAAATACGAGTGAGCTTAAGGTTAAAATCCCTCCAATGCGGAGCTTGACGAAAAAGCCCAAACGGTTAGCTTCCGGACACGGCGCTTGTCCAGGATGTGGTATTTTCTCGGGACTGGAGTTGTTTTTTAAAGGAATTGAAGGAGATATTGTCGCACTTTTCCATACCGGCTGTGCAATGGTTGTGACGACCGGGTTCCCGTACAGCGCTCATAAAGCGACTTACATCCATAATCTATTCCAAAATGGCTCCGCTACGTTATCGGGTCTTGTGGAAATGTTCCATGAAAGAAAACGCCGCGGTGAATTAGCAGATTTAGGTCTGAGCGATGATTTTACCTTTGTGATGGTGACAGGCGATGGCGGCATGGATATTGGCATGGGTCCTGCCATCGGAACGGCATTGCGTAACCATAAAATGATTATCCTTGAATATGATAACGAAGGTTACATGAATACCGGCAGCCAACTCTCCTATTCGACACCGATGGGACATATGACGAGCACATCAAATGTTGGTTCCTTCCAGAATGGGAAGCCGTTCCATCATAAGGATACAGCGCAGATCATGGCGGCCACTCATATTCCATATGTTTTTACCGGAACGGAGGCGTTTGACCGCGACCTGTTAAAGAAGGCAGCGAAGGCACAATGGTATGCGAAAAATGAAGGCTTGGTTTACGGAAAAATTTTAATTACCTGCCCACTAAATTGGAAATCAAAGGATGAATTAGGCCAAACAATCGTAGAGGCTGCTGTTAACTCCTGCTTCTTCCCTCTTTATGAGGTCGAACGAGGAATCACAACCATTACTTATGATCCAGAAGCTAAAAAGAAACGCTTAGCTGTATCGGAGTGGTTGAAGCTGATGGGGAAAACGAAGCATTTACTAAAAGAAGAAAGCAATGTGATGCTGCAAATGTTTAATGATGAAGTAGAACGCCGTTGGAACCGTCTCAAAGCTAAACATGAAAGTCCGTATTTATAA
- the kynA gene encoding tryptophan 2,3-dioxygenase, whose amino-acid sequence MRNQENGEEKKTSELENEIQTDFQKNMSYGDYLHLETILSSQQRLSNHHDEMLFIIIHQTSELWMKLILHELNAAIQCILQNDLEPSFKMLSRVSRIQQQLIQSWNVLTTLTPADYMQFRGKLGHSSGFQSYQNRLIEFALGQKNAHTLAVYKHQIGLSETMLKSLHEPSIYDAAITALSVHGLPINKNVLNRDLSQSYEPDLSVEEAWLTVYRNTGQYWNLYELAEKLVDIGHQQQLWRYNHMSTVERIIGHKKGTGGSSGVTYLKKVLDQSFFPELLSLRTKL is encoded by the coding sequence ATGAGGAACCAAGAAAATGGAGAGGAAAAAAAGACTTCAGAACTAGAAAATGAAATTCAAACTGATTTTCAAAAAAATATGTCTTATGGTGATTACCTTCACCTTGAAACTATTCTTTCAAGCCAGCAGCGCCTATCGAATCACCACGATGAAATGCTGTTTATAATCATACATCAAACAAGCGAATTATGGATGAAGCTTATTCTCCATGAATTGAATGCTGCGATTCAGTGTATTCTTCAGAACGATCTGGAGCCATCATTTAAAATGCTGTCGCGCGTATCTAGAATTCAGCAACAGCTCATCCAATCATGGAACGTTCTTACAACTCTGACCCCTGCAGATTATATGCAGTTTCGTGGTAAACTTGGGCATTCCTCCGGATTCCAATCCTATCAAAACCGCCTAATTGAGTTTGCACTTGGACAAAAAAATGCTCACACCTTGGCGGTTTATAAACACCAAATAGGGCTATCTGAAACTATGTTGAAGTCACTGCATGAACCAAGTATTTATGATGCAGCCATCACAGCACTCTCCGTCCATGGATTACCAATTAATAAAAACGTTCTTAATCGGGACTTGTCCCAAAGCTATGAACCCGATCTAAGTGTTGAAGAGGCATGGCTGACCGTTTATCGCAACACCGGTCAATATTGGAATTTATATGAGCTTGCAGAAAAGCTAGTAGACATTGGTCATCAGCAGCAGCTCTGGCGCTATAACCACATGTCCACAGTAGAAAGAATTATCGGTCATAAGAAAGGTACTGGAGGATCATCCGGTGTAACCTATCTAAAAAAGGTTCTTGACCAATCATTTTTCCCTGAACTCTTAAGTCTTCGTACAAAACTGTAA
- a CDS encoding GntR family transcriptional regulator: MKTIKTIERPVLRDQVYESLKKAIITLELEPGQRILDKELAIEFGVSRTPVREALKRLEDEGLVESLPGSQTRITKVNLEEARNAFTVVATLNSLAARLAVPLMTNEDIHLMELSNSQLHDALTRKDVVCAVEADDQFHLVLLKASRNSEIELALERIMPKIRRLEFSKFSSFDGQTSLKQHQEIILACKGKNHNLASTLVEENWLSLGRVLVGDQEIQE, translated from the coding sequence ATGAAAACAATAAAAACGATTGAGCGTCCTGTGTTAAGAGATCAAGTATATGAATCTTTAAAAAAAGCAATTATTACATTGGAATTAGAACCTGGACAACGAATATTAGATAAAGAATTGGCGATTGAATTTGGAGTCAGCAGAACACCTGTTAGGGAAGCGCTGAAAAGACTAGAGGATGAAGGGCTTGTTGAATCGCTGCCAGGTTCCCAGACTAGAATTACCAAAGTTAATTTGGAAGAGGCTAGAAACGCATTTACGGTTGTTGCCACCTTAAATAGTCTTGCTGCACGTCTTGCTGTTCCACTAATGACAAACGAAGATATACATTTAATGGAACTTAGCAATAGTCAGTTACATGATGCATTAACTAGAAAGGATGTTGTTTGTGCTGTAGAGGCAGATGATCAATTTCATCTAGTTCTATTAAAGGCTTCAAGGAACTCGGAAATTGAATTAGCCCTAGAACGAATCATGCCTAAGATTCGAAGATTAGAGTTCTCTAAATTCAGTTCATTTGACGGTCAAACTTCCCTCAAGCAGCATCAGGAAATCATTTTAGCTTGTAAAGGGAAAAATCATAACCTGGCTTCCACTCTTGTAGAGGAGAATTGGTTAAGTTTAGGCAGGGTATTAGTTGGAGATCAGGAAATCCAAGAATAA
- a CDS encoding hydrolase, protein MNEQKHSYYINIQSQEIFRGPLDGEWDFKIEATESQVAVIERLFDRNDITDWESYFRSHIPFLEYHHQPQNMEYDRRLVLIYTILFYLGDANSRAHIRDMGILNEEIANDHCKRF, encoded by the coding sequence ATGAATGAACAAAAACACAGCTATTATATTAATATCCAATCACAGGAAATTTTCAGAGGTCCTCTCGATGGAGAGTGGGATTTTAAAATCGAAGCAACGGAATCTCAAGTGGCTGTCATTGAACGTCTATTTGACCGTAATGACATAACAGATTGGGAAAGCTATTTTCGATCCCATATTCCTTTTCTAGAGTATCACCACCAGCCTCAAAATATGGAATATGATCGGAGATTGGTGCTGATCTATACCATCCTTTTTTACTTGGGTGACGCAAACAGCCGTGCACATATTAGAGATATGGGAATATTAAATGAGGAAATTGCTAATGATCATTGCAAGAGATTTTAA